A window of the Gossypium hirsutum isolate 1008001.06 chromosome A05, Gossypium_hirsutum_v2.1, whole genome shotgun sequence genome harbors these coding sequences:
- the LOC107941920 gene encoding transcription initiation factor TFIID subunit 4b isoform X1: MDPSIVKLLEEEEDESMHSGADVEAFQAALNRDIEGDASNSQQSGSNIAVLSQGSNPASSQSVAQWPASGQDGNSNFQNQQVLQSAQQQQQTLSESEQKQHGAVVTGSQQQVQQPNDVPKEHSRLPPQQKQPQEDHPQGVTEQIPAPVPQTTGIQSQTTEKSPISREPERTNNQDSESQYAKLQKLSNHQASGAEQPNSPMNRGKQVPFAVLLPALLPQLDKDRAMQLHTLYGKLKKNEIAKDGFVRHMRDIVGDQMLRLAVNKLQVQMSSNQFPLQSPAGLRQNTPRMPSVGSATQFAGPHSLAQLHQKGPNSPANSSHAPSTPVPMQTNSSYLSGENKAQKSQDMDCQSDSRFGMLGSQISSTGSTTVNQERGRPSIPAQGINKQQQQHLNFPQTSFAMYGSNNYHTYSGPNVNTSGSSLKPQPHDSQMRPTAHQSMGSNPAVGGSTQAMNMMSGPKLERQNSSNDPNRLQGTSLSHFSSGSVPWQASPSKELNPGPFSSATYVKQESADQGADQHRSHLPATQGVSTTLAEQGKAVTTTAKDEPGEKQSSRVAFTTTPSITAQLDSNVLLGSRNPSVPAPTGMNARTPQKKPSIGQKKPLEALGSSPPPSSKKQKVSGAFSDQSIEQLNDVTAVSGVNLREEEEQLLSGPKDESRVSEASRRVVQEEEERLFLKKTPLQKKLAEIMAKSGLKNISNDVERCLSLSVEERMRGLICNLIRLSKQRVDIEKPRHRTVITSDVRQQIMMMNQNARGEWEKKQAEAEKLQKLNEPEAETAFDGDKEKDDSRVKAVKVNKEEDDKMRTTAANVAARAAVGGDDMLSKWQLMAEQARQKREGGTDAASGSQASKDANRRPLSASGKSTKDNQESEKRGPLNPHGSGTSKKFGRNQGTTLTAHARVARTISIKDVIAVLEREPQMSKSTLIYGLYKKTCSESKAE, encoded by the exons ATGGACCCTTCCATAGTGAAGCTCCTTGAAGAAGAAGAG GACGAGTCTATGCATTCTGGAGCTGACGTTGAGGCTTTCCAGGCGGCGTTGAATCGAGACATTGAAGGCGATGCGTCGAATTCTCAGCAGTCTGGTTCAAATATCG CAGTTCTGTCTCAAGGAAGCAATCCAGCTTCCAGTCAATCGGTTGCGCAATGGCCGGCCTCGGGGCAAGACGGAAACTCCAACTTTCAAAATCAACAAGTCCTTCAAAGTGCACAGCAACAGCAGCAGACTTTGTCTGAATCAGAGCAAAAGCAGCACGGAGCTGTTGTCACTGGAAGTCAGCAACAAGTGCAACAGCCAAATGATGTTCCAAAAGAACATAGTCGTCTACCACCACAACAAAAACAACCCCAAGAGGACCATCCACAAGGAGTGACCGAACAAATTCCTGCCCCAGTTCCTCAAACTACTGGGATTCAGAGCCAGACTACTGAAAAAAGTCCCATCTCGCGTGAACCTGAGAGAACCAATAATCAAGACAGTGAATCACAATATGCGAAATTACAGAAGCTGAGTAATCATCAGGCCAGCGGAGCAGAGCAGCCAAATAGTCCTATGAATCGAGGAAAACAAGTTCCATTTGCCGTGTTGTTGCCTGCTTTACTGCCTCAACTTGATAAAGATAGAGCCATGCAGCTTCATACTCTGTATGGTAAACTAAAG AAAAATGAAATTGCAAAAGACGGATTTGTTAGGCACATGAGAGATATTGTAGGAGATCAGATGCTGAGGTTGGCGGTTAACAAGTTACAAGTTCAG ATGAGTTCCAATCAATTCCCATTACAGTCCCCAGCAGGATTACGGCAGAATACTCCTCGGATGCCCTCTGTTGGCAGTGCCACACAGTTCGCTGGCCCACATTCATTAGCTCAGCTGCACCAAAAGGGTCCTAATTCTCCTGCCAATTCATCTCATGCCCCCTCTACACCAGTCCCCATGCAGactaattcaagttatttatctGGTGAAAacaaggctcaaaaatctcaagACATGGATTGCCAATCAGATTCTCGCTTTGGAATGCTAGGTAGTCAAATTTCTTCCACTGGTTCAACCACTGTGAATCAAGAAAGAGGTCGTCCTTCAATTCCGGCACAAGGAATTAACAAGCAACAGCAACAACATTTGAATTTCCCACAAACTTCATTCGCCATGTATGGGAGTAATAATTATCATACATATTCTGGGCCAAATGTTAATACTTCGGGTTCCTCTTTAAAGCCTCAACCTCATGATTCACAAATGAGGCCAACTGCACATCAAAGCATGGGATCAAATCCTGCTGTAGGAGGATCAACCCAGGCAATGAACATGATGAGTGGGCCTAAGCTTGAGAGGCAAAACTCTAGTAATGACCCAAATAGATTGCAGGGCACATCACTTTCTCACTTTTCTAGTGGTTCAGTTCCTTGGCAAGCCTCTCCGAGTAAGGAGCTGAATCCTGGCCCTTTTTCATCAGCGACATATGTGAAACAGGAATCTGCTGATCAAGGTGCTGACCAGCACAGATCTCATTTGCCTGCAACCCAGGGAGTCTCGACTACACTAGCTGAACAAGGGAAGGCAGTTACAACTACTGCAAAGGATGAGCCTGGAGAGAAGCAGTCTTCTAGAGTTGCCTTCACAACAACACCCTCCATCACAGCACAATTGGATTCTAATGTCCTG TTGGGCTCTAGGAATCCATCTGTGCCTGCTCCAACTGGGATGAATGCAAGAACTCCTCAAAAAAAGCCTTCTATTGGCCAGAAGAAACCACTGGAAGCTCTTGGTTCATCACCACCACCATCAAG TAAGAAGCAAAAAGTGTCTGGAGCATTTTCAGATCAGAGCATTGAACAACTAAATGATGTCACTGCTGTCAGTGGAGTCAATCTCAGG GAAGAAGAGGAGCAACTATTGTCTGGTCCCAAGGATGAGAGTCGAGTTTCAGAAGCATCCAGAAGGGTTGtgcaagaggaagaagaaagactATTTTTGAAGAAAACCCCTTTGCAGAAGAAATTGGCTGAAATTA TGGCCAAAAGTGGTTTGAAGAATATAAGCAATGATGTTGAACGATGCTTGTCCCTG AGCGTGGAGGAAAGAATGCGTGGGCTCATATGCAATTTAATCAGACTGTCGAAACAG CGTGTTGATATTGAGAAGCCTAGGCACCGGACAGTTATCACCTCGGATGTTCGGCAGCAAATTATGATGATGAACCAGAATGCTAGGGGAGAATGGGAGAAAAAGCAGGCTGAGGCAGAGAAGCTCCAGAAACTTAATGAA CCTGAGGCTGAGACTGCCTTTGATGGTGACAAGGAGAAAGATGACAGTCGAGTAAAAGCAGTAAAG GTAAATAAGGAGGAGGATGACAAGATGAGGACCACTGCTGCAAATGTTGCTGCTCGTGCTGCTGTTGGAGGGGATGACATGCTGTCAAAATGGCAGCTTATGGCTGAGCAAGCTCGCCAGAAACGTGAGGGAGGAACGGATGCGGCATCTGGTTCACAGGCAAGTAAAGATGCAAACCGCAGGCCTTTATCTGCATCTGGGAAAAGTACAAAGGACAATCAAGAATCTGAAAAGAGGGGCCCTCTCAATCCTCATGGATCTG GGACAAGCAAGAAATTTGGCCGGAACCAAGGTACGACACTCACGGCCCATGCTAGAGTGGCTCGTACTATTTCCATTAAGGATGTGATTGCAGTTCTGGAAAGAGAGCCCCAAATGTCAAAGTCTACACTTATTTATGGCTTGTACAAAAAAACCTGCTCCGAATCTAAAGCGGAGTGA
- the LOC107941920 gene encoding transcription initiation factor TFIID subunit 4b isoform X2, with the protein MDPSIVKLLEEEEDESMHSGADVEAFQAALNRDIEGDASNSQQSGSNIVLSQGSNPASSQSVAQWPASGQDGNSNFQNQQVLQSAQQQQQTLSESEQKQHGAVVTGSQQQVQQPNDVPKEHSRLPPQQKQPQEDHPQGVTEQIPAPVPQTTGIQSQTTEKSPISREPERTNNQDSESQYAKLQKLSNHQASGAEQPNSPMNRGKQVPFAVLLPALLPQLDKDRAMQLHTLYGKLKKNEIAKDGFVRHMRDIVGDQMLRLAVNKLQVQMSSNQFPLQSPAGLRQNTPRMPSVGSATQFAGPHSLAQLHQKGPNSPANSSHAPSTPVPMQTNSSYLSGENKAQKSQDMDCQSDSRFGMLGSQISSTGSTTVNQERGRPSIPAQGINKQQQQHLNFPQTSFAMYGSNNYHTYSGPNVNTSGSSLKPQPHDSQMRPTAHQSMGSNPAVGGSTQAMNMMSGPKLERQNSSNDPNRLQGTSLSHFSSGSVPWQASPSKELNPGPFSSATYVKQESADQGADQHRSHLPATQGVSTTLAEQGKAVTTTAKDEPGEKQSSRVAFTTTPSITAQLDSNVLLGSRNPSVPAPTGMNARTPQKKPSIGQKKPLEALGSSPPPSSKKQKVSGAFSDQSIEQLNDVTAVSGVNLREEEEQLLSGPKDESRVSEASRRVVQEEEERLFLKKTPLQKKLAEIMAKSGLKNISNDVERCLSLSVEERMRGLICNLIRLSKQRVDIEKPRHRTVITSDVRQQIMMMNQNARGEWEKKQAEAEKLQKLNEPEAETAFDGDKEKDDSRVKAVKVNKEEDDKMRTTAANVAARAAVGGDDMLSKWQLMAEQARQKREGGTDAASGSQASKDANRRPLSASGKSTKDNQESEKRGPLNPHGSGTSKKFGRNQGTTLTAHARVARTISIKDVIAVLEREPQMSKSTLIYGLYKKTCSESKAE; encoded by the exons ATGGACCCTTCCATAGTGAAGCTCCTTGAAGAAGAAGAG GACGAGTCTATGCATTCTGGAGCTGACGTTGAGGCTTTCCAGGCGGCGTTGAATCGAGACATTGAAGGCGATGCGTCGAATTCTCAGCAGTCTGGTTCAAATATCG TTCTGTCTCAAGGAAGCAATCCAGCTTCCAGTCAATCGGTTGCGCAATGGCCGGCCTCGGGGCAAGACGGAAACTCCAACTTTCAAAATCAACAAGTCCTTCAAAGTGCACAGCAACAGCAGCAGACTTTGTCTGAATCAGAGCAAAAGCAGCACGGAGCTGTTGTCACTGGAAGTCAGCAACAAGTGCAACAGCCAAATGATGTTCCAAAAGAACATAGTCGTCTACCACCACAACAAAAACAACCCCAAGAGGACCATCCACAAGGAGTGACCGAACAAATTCCTGCCCCAGTTCCTCAAACTACTGGGATTCAGAGCCAGACTACTGAAAAAAGTCCCATCTCGCGTGAACCTGAGAGAACCAATAATCAAGACAGTGAATCACAATATGCGAAATTACAGAAGCTGAGTAATCATCAGGCCAGCGGAGCAGAGCAGCCAAATAGTCCTATGAATCGAGGAAAACAAGTTCCATTTGCCGTGTTGTTGCCTGCTTTACTGCCTCAACTTGATAAAGATAGAGCCATGCAGCTTCATACTCTGTATGGTAAACTAAAG AAAAATGAAATTGCAAAAGACGGATTTGTTAGGCACATGAGAGATATTGTAGGAGATCAGATGCTGAGGTTGGCGGTTAACAAGTTACAAGTTCAG ATGAGTTCCAATCAATTCCCATTACAGTCCCCAGCAGGATTACGGCAGAATACTCCTCGGATGCCCTCTGTTGGCAGTGCCACACAGTTCGCTGGCCCACATTCATTAGCTCAGCTGCACCAAAAGGGTCCTAATTCTCCTGCCAATTCATCTCATGCCCCCTCTACACCAGTCCCCATGCAGactaattcaagttatttatctGGTGAAAacaaggctcaaaaatctcaagACATGGATTGCCAATCAGATTCTCGCTTTGGAATGCTAGGTAGTCAAATTTCTTCCACTGGTTCAACCACTGTGAATCAAGAAAGAGGTCGTCCTTCAATTCCGGCACAAGGAATTAACAAGCAACAGCAACAACATTTGAATTTCCCACAAACTTCATTCGCCATGTATGGGAGTAATAATTATCATACATATTCTGGGCCAAATGTTAATACTTCGGGTTCCTCTTTAAAGCCTCAACCTCATGATTCACAAATGAGGCCAACTGCACATCAAAGCATGGGATCAAATCCTGCTGTAGGAGGATCAACCCAGGCAATGAACATGATGAGTGGGCCTAAGCTTGAGAGGCAAAACTCTAGTAATGACCCAAATAGATTGCAGGGCACATCACTTTCTCACTTTTCTAGTGGTTCAGTTCCTTGGCAAGCCTCTCCGAGTAAGGAGCTGAATCCTGGCCCTTTTTCATCAGCGACATATGTGAAACAGGAATCTGCTGATCAAGGTGCTGACCAGCACAGATCTCATTTGCCTGCAACCCAGGGAGTCTCGACTACACTAGCTGAACAAGGGAAGGCAGTTACAACTACTGCAAAGGATGAGCCTGGAGAGAAGCAGTCTTCTAGAGTTGCCTTCACAACAACACCCTCCATCACAGCACAATTGGATTCTAATGTCCTG TTGGGCTCTAGGAATCCATCTGTGCCTGCTCCAACTGGGATGAATGCAAGAACTCCTCAAAAAAAGCCTTCTATTGGCCAGAAGAAACCACTGGAAGCTCTTGGTTCATCACCACCACCATCAAG TAAGAAGCAAAAAGTGTCTGGAGCATTTTCAGATCAGAGCATTGAACAACTAAATGATGTCACTGCTGTCAGTGGAGTCAATCTCAGG GAAGAAGAGGAGCAACTATTGTCTGGTCCCAAGGATGAGAGTCGAGTTTCAGAAGCATCCAGAAGGGTTGtgcaagaggaagaagaaagactATTTTTGAAGAAAACCCCTTTGCAGAAGAAATTGGCTGAAATTA TGGCCAAAAGTGGTTTGAAGAATATAAGCAATGATGTTGAACGATGCTTGTCCCTG AGCGTGGAGGAAAGAATGCGTGGGCTCATATGCAATTTAATCAGACTGTCGAAACAG CGTGTTGATATTGAGAAGCCTAGGCACCGGACAGTTATCACCTCGGATGTTCGGCAGCAAATTATGATGATGAACCAGAATGCTAGGGGAGAATGGGAGAAAAAGCAGGCTGAGGCAGAGAAGCTCCAGAAACTTAATGAA CCTGAGGCTGAGACTGCCTTTGATGGTGACAAGGAGAAAGATGACAGTCGAGTAAAAGCAGTAAAG GTAAATAAGGAGGAGGATGACAAGATGAGGACCACTGCTGCAAATGTTGCTGCTCGTGCTGCTGTTGGAGGGGATGACATGCTGTCAAAATGGCAGCTTATGGCTGAGCAAGCTCGCCAGAAACGTGAGGGAGGAACGGATGCGGCATCTGGTTCACAGGCAAGTAAAGATGCAAACCGCAGGCCTTTATCTGCATCTGGGAAAAGTACAAAGGACAATCAAGAATCTGAAAAGAGGGGCCCTCTCAATCCTCATGGATCTG GGACAAGCAAGAAATTTGGCCGGAACCAAGGTACGACACTCACGGCCCATGCTAGAGTGGCTCGTACTATTTCCATTAAGGATGTGATTGCAGTTCTGGAAAGAGAGCCCCAAATGTCAAAGTCTACACTTATTTATGGCTTGTACAAAAAAACCTGCTCCGAATCTAAAGCGGAGTGA
- the LOC107941916 gene encoding uncharacterized protein, protein MKEKARAANEGEELTGGTSKAPLPTGVEHSKGEEKLIGDELQAPELTSVEEENIEARSELGLSSIPRTHDRTEEIGRKFQAMSMNGEIRRGDHRRYGGQNVHLNYRGGKSERNRRYNGVKFDRRGEGNQRNEGMAWVRKGEVKDQNVSAIQSSGCSSKD, encoded by the coding sequence ATGAAGGAAAAAGCTAGGGCAGCTAACGAGGGGGAGGAACTGACGGGAGGTACTAGTAAGGCGCCGCTACCTACTGGTGTGGAGCATAGTAAAGGGGAGGAGAAGCTGATCGGAGATGAACTCCAGGCTCCGGAGCTGACGAGTGTTGAGGAAGAGAATATTGAGGCGAGAAGTGAGTTAGGACTGAGTTCCATTCCAAGAACCCATGACCGTACGGAGGAGATTGGACGGAAATTTCAAGCAATGTCGATGAACGGTGAGATTAGAAGAGGGGATCATCGTAGATATGGTGGGCAAAATGTTCATCTCAACTATCGTGGTGGCAAGTCGGAGCGGAATAGGAGATATAATGGCGTAAAGTTTGATAGGCGTGGAGAAGGGAATCAGAGGAATGAAGGGATGGCTTGGGTCAGGAAAGGGGAAGTTAAAGATCAAAATGTCAGTGCAATTCAAAGCTCGGGTTGCTCTTCTAAGGATTGA
- the LOC107941915 gene encoding uncharacterized protein yields MKSKGHNPKPGTRNKFIRYLKVPFKALGKARDFYVRSLTSCASRIGHGHCPSHFPVEYYELPRSFCESSSPMRNVNKDDDKTELIRAASVRSSSYGNEMDMFSPKQLRLKMRSRGLPKNMGRIDEDKTCVFEDNDVVFEMKRKCRIKSQHQQPMSKYKRKV; encoded by the coding sequence ATGAAGAGCAAGGGGCATAACCCAAAACCTGGAACTCGTAACAAGTTCATCCGGTACCTCAAAGTTCCTTTCAAAGCTTTGGGGAAAGCCAGGGATTTTTATGTTAGAAGTTTGACAAGTTGTGCTTCAAGAATCGGCCATGGACATTGCCCCAGTCATTTCCCGGTGGAATACTATGAGTTGCCGAGGAGCTTTTGCGAAAGCTCATCCCCAATGCGTAATGTCAACAAAGATGATGATAAAACAGAGCTTATTAGGGCCGCATCTGTTAGGAGCTCCAGTTATGGAAATGAAATGGACATGTTTTCGCCAAAGCAACTGAGGTTGAAGATGAGATCAAGAGGGTTGCCAAAGAACATGGGCAGAATTGATGAAGACAAGACTTGTGTATTTGAAGATAACGATGTtgtttttgaaatgaaaagaaagtgTCGTATCAAATCCCAGCATCAGCAACCTATGTCCAAATACAAACGTAAGGTGTGA
- the LOC107941923 gene encoding U-box domain-containing protein 30: MYQPSSRKEADMRLDSQVLDLETAVKDGILGGNCGVISTGFGLKKLDLKLMVEELESIDMPTVFICPISLEPMRDPVTLCTGQTYERSNIVKWFSLGHYTCPTTMQELWDDSVTPNKTLQQLIYSWFSRKYLAMKKRSEDVQGRVKEVLENLKKVKGQARVQALKQLRQVVQAHGTALKTVAENGGIAFISSLLGPFTTHAVGSEVIGILVNFNLDLDSKSDLLQPAKISLIVDILNEGSIETKINCTRLIGMLMEGNDFASQNVASLSLLVGLLRLVKDKKHQSGVLSGLILLKTVCSNESVRNSFVNVGAVPQLVELMPGLNNECLELVLCILELLSSITEGRLALKDCPNTIPNVVKLLMKASENCTQLALSILWSICKFAPEECASLAVDAGLAAKLLLVIQSGYDPVLKQRSAELLKLCSLNFTDNIFISKCKLTRTIE; encoded by the coding sequence ATGTATCAACCTTCCAGTCGAAAAGAAGCTGACATGAGGCTTGATAGCCAAGTTCTAGATCTAGAAACGGCTGTAAAAGATGGGATTTTGGGAGGAAATTGTGGGGTGATATCCACTGGTTTTGGTTTAAAGAAATTGGATCTGAAGTTAATGGTCGAAGAGCTTGAGTCCATTGATATGCCTACGGTTTTCATATGTCCAATTTCTTTGGAGCCAATGCGAGACCCTGTGACCCTTTGCACTGGTCAAACCTACGAGAGATCCAACATTGTTAAATGGTTCTCATTAGGCCATTACACATGTCCCACCACAATGCAAGAGCTTTGGGATGATTCGGTGACTCCAAATAAAACCCTTCAGCAGCTAATTTATAGTTGGTTTTCACGGAAGTATTTGGCTATGAAGAAGAGGTCAGAGGATGTGCAAGGAAGGGTCAAAGAGGTTTTGGAGAATTTGAAGAAAGTTAAGGGTCAAGCTAGAGTTCAAGCACTTAAACAGCTTAGGCAAGTGGTTCAAGCTCATGGGACAGCTTTGAAGACTGTAGCGGAAAATGGAGGCATTGCTTTCATTTCATCTTTGCTTGGTCCTTTTACAACCCATGCTGTTGGCTCAGAGGTGATTGGTATTCTTGTGAACTTCAATCTTGATTTAGATTCCAAGTCTGATTTGTTGCAACCTGCTAAAATATCTTTGATAGTTGATATTTTAAATGAAGGGTCGATTGAGACCAAGATTAACTGTACTAGGTTGATTGGAATGTTGATGGAAGGGAATGATTTTGCATCCCAAAATGTTGCAAGTTTGAGTCTTTTAGTTGGTTTGTTGAGGTTAGTGAAAGATAAAAAGCACCAAAGTGGGGTTTTATCTGGACTCATTTTACTCAAAACAGTTTGTTCTAATGAATCAGTTAGGAACTCTTTTGTCAATGTTGGGGCAGTCCCTCAATTGGTTGAATTGATGCCTGGTTTGAACAATGAATGTTTGGAATTAGTCCTTTGTATATTGGAACTTTTGTCAAGTATTACAGAAGGAAGATTGGCTCTAAAAGATTGTCCAAATACCATACCAAATGTGGTGAAATTATTGATGAAAGCTTCTGAAAACTGTACTCAGCTTGCATTGTCAATACTCTGGTCCATATGCAAGTTTGCACCAGAGGAATGCGCTTCACTTGCTGTTGATGCTGGTCTAGCTGCAAAGCTCCTTCTAGTTATACAGAGTGGTTATGATCCCGTGTTGAAGCAACGGTCGGCCGAGTTATTGAAACTGTGTAGCCTAAATTTCACTGATAACATCTTTATTTCCAAGTGTAAGCTTACACGAACTATTGAATGA
- the LOC107941922 gene encoding growth-regulating factor 1: protein MDFGVVGFEGFIGSETATGFSSLGSDHQETSQKWYGSGGLFKQERSCNNEDELRSSKLAKIHDDFSGSSKPLMFHHRNTSLRSNASIFFDEQEEQQMLSFSAPKPDALSVDRSSKNVTFPHIYLTGYNNGGFNGANMHGVCKGPFTPCQWMELEHQALILKYILANVPVPSNLLLPIRKSLDSTDFSSFSGGHFRSNTSMGWEAFQFGFSNNTDPEPGRCRRTDGKKWRCSRDAVAGQKYCERHMNRGRHRSRKPVEGQPGHSVTATAAITSKLMPNVSSSSASAVGPVGGSGEPNILTSARQKYENLQPGGTSNLSAAASLNRSILNKDTVGEKMPYTAAGLSMISPNGDLKSKENPFLIPKQPISYEENLRNGFGVVSSGELNPSHKSSSMINSRNFGSSQDLTSQETDSQQSFRRFIDDRPKSQSHCSAISWPELDVQSYRTQLSVSIPMAASDFTSTTSSPNNENLTSSPLRLSREFDPINIGLGVGNVVNESNQKQANWIPVSWGTSIGGPLGEALHSNGNTMVDLKNSSLLNLMTEGSENSPLVGSSPTGVLQKTTFASLSNSSAGSSPENNKTPEGVSHCNDLLGSNLVESSSLPAT, encoded by the exons ATGGATTTTGGGGTAGTGGGTTTTGAGGGGTTTATAGGTTCAGAGACTGCAACTGGTTTTTCCTCTCTTGGTTCAGATCATCAAGAGACAAGCCAAAAGTGGTACGGATCTGGGGGTTTGTTCAAGCAAGAGAGATCTTGCAACAATGAAGATGAGTTGAGGAGTTCAAAACTGGCCAAAATTCATGATGATTTTTCAGGCTCTTCTAAGCCATTGATGTTCCACCACAGAAATACTTCATTGAGATCCAATGCCTCTATCTTCTTTGATGAACAAGAAGAGCAACAAATGCTGAGCTTCTCAGCCCCAAAACCAGATGCTCTTTCAGTGGATAGAAGCTCCAAAAATGTCACATTTCCTCACATTTACCTCACAG GGTACAACAACGGAGGATTTAATGGTGCAAACATGCATGGAGTGTGTAAAGGTCCATTCACTCCATGTCAATGGATGGAGCTTGAACACCAGGCTTTGATCTTAAAGTACATACTTGCAAATGTGCCTGTACCTTCTAATCTTCTCCTCCCTATAAGAAAATCCCTTGATTCTACCGATTTCTCGAGCTTTTCTGGTGGACACTTCAGATCCAATACAT CGATGGGATGGGAAGCTTTTCAATTTGGGTTCTCAAACAACACTGATCCAGAGCCAGGAAGGTGTCGCAGAACCGATGGAAAGAAATGGCGGTGCTCGAGAGATGCTGTTGCTGGCCAGAAGTACTGCGAGCGGCACATGAACAGAGGTCGCCATCGTTCAAGAAAGCCTGTGGAAGGCCAACCCGGCCATTCCGTCACAGCCACTGCCGCCATTACTTCCAAGCTGATGCCTAATGTCTCATCCTCTTCAGCATCAGCGGTAGGGCCAGTTGGTGGTAGCGGTGAGCCCAACATCCTCACCAGTGCTCGGCAGAAGTATGAGAATTTGCAGCCTGGTGGCACATCTAATCTTTCTGCTGCAGCTTCACTGAACAG GTCGATTCTGAATAAAGACACTGTAGGTGAAAAAATGCCTTATACTGCAGCAGGACTCTCCATGATATCCCCCAATGGTGACTTAAAATCTAAAGAAAACCCTTTCTTGATTCCAAAGCAACCAATCTCATACGAAGAGAACTTGAGAAATGGGTTTGGAGTTGTTTCCTCTGGCGAGCTCAATCCTTCCCATAAAAGCTCTTCCATGATTAACAGCAGAAATTTTGGTTCATCTCAAGATCTTACTAGCCAAGAAACTGATTCCCAGCAATCCTTTCGTCGGTTCATTGATGATCGGCCTAAAAGTCAGTCTCATTGCTCTGCCATTTCCTGGCCCGAACTTGATGTTCAATCATACAGGACTCAACTTTCCGTATCAATCCCCATGGCTGCCTCAGATTTTACGTCCACAACTTCCTCTCCCAACAACGAAAATTTAACTTCGTCACCTCTCCGATTATCTCGTGAGTTTGACCCAATAAACATTGGATTGGGAGTGGGTAATGTAGTTAATGAATCAAACCAGAAGCAAGCAAACTGGATTCCAGTCTCTTGGGGGACTTCTATTGGTGGCCCTCTTGGTGAGGCTCTGCACAGTAACGGCAACACCATGGTGGACTTAAAGAACTCATCACTATTGAACCTAATGACTGAGGGCTCGGAAAATAGTCCTCTGGTCGGATCATCTCCAACTGGGGTCTTACAAAAGACAACCTTTGCTTCCCTTTCGAATAGCAGTGCTGGAAGCAGTCCAGAGAATAACAAGACTCCTGAAGGCGTTAGCCATTGCAATGATCTCCTTGGTTCAAACCTTGTTGAATCTTCCTCTTTGCCTGCTACATAG